One Chlamydiota bacterium genomic window, AGTACATGGCGTACTGCGCCGGGGCGCAGGCGCTCTATATCCTCTTCCGCGCCGCCTCGGAATGCCGGGGGGAGGGGGCCGCGCGGCCGCTCATCGGCGCCGCCGCGGGGATCGCCCTGATGGTCGCGACCGGCGCGGCCCTCTCGGCGGTGCAGCTCCTCCCGGGGCTGGAGTTCGCCGCGGAGTCGGGGAGGGCGGGCCTCGCCGGCCCCGCCGCGGTGCGCGACAACTCGCTCCCCCCCGAGAACCTAGCCCTGCTGGCCGTGCCGGGGCTCTTCGGCGACATGCAGGGGGTCCGGTACTGGGGCCGGTGGCTCTACTGGGAGACGTGCATCTACGTCGGCGTTCTGCCGATCCTGCTCGCGATCCTCGGCGCCGTGCGCGGGCGGTCGCCTGTCTCGCGGTTCTTCGCCGGCCTCGCCCTGCTCACCCTCGTCCTCGCCTTCGGCGCCTACTCGCCGCTCTTCGGCTTTCTCTACGCGCGCGTCCCCGGTTTCTCCATCTTCAGGGCGCAGGCGAAGTTCGCCGTCCTCGCCGCGTTCTCGATCGCCGTGCTGGCGGGTTTCGGCCTGCGCCGTCTCCTCGACGGTGCGCACCCGGCGCGCGGCTCGAGGCGCGCCTGGGCGACGGCCGCGTGCCTCCTCGGCGCGGGGCTGGCCTTTCTCTGCGCGGCCGCGGCGGCTACGGGGGGGGCGGAGTCCCCGCTCTGGGGACGTCTGGTGGAGTACCGCAACGCGAGGGGGTTCGAGGGGACGCCGCCGATCCACCCCTCGGACACGGCACTGCGGGCGGTGGCATACCGCACGGCGCTGCGCGGGGGGCTCGCCGCCGCAGGGCTCCTCCTCGTCTCCGGCGGGATCTTCTTCGCCGCGGGCCGGGCGAGACCCGCCCTGCTGGCGGCCGCCGTGCTGTGCGTCTCGCTCGGAGACCTTTGGCGTTTCGGCGCGCCGTATATCGTCGCGAGTCCGCTCGAGGTCTGCTTCTGGCCCCGAGGGCTCGCCGAGTTTCTCCGTCTCGACCGCTCGGCGTTCCGCGTGGCCGCGCCGAACATCGGCGTGCCCGGAGCGATGCAGAACATCCACGAGCGGATCTCCGCGATCGACGGCTACGAGACGCTGAACATCCGCAGATACAAGGAGTACGTGGACGCGTCGCAGGGGAGGGCGCCCGGGGGCCGGCTCGACTTCGCGATCGAAAGGATCGCGCCGATGCTCCGGGCGCTCAACCTCAAGTACGTGCTCCTCCCCGCGGGCGATCCGCCCCCGGGCCCGCCGTTTGGCCCGGTCTTCGCCGACGGGCGCACCGTCGTCCACGGCACGAACGACCCCCTGCCGCGTGCGTTCGTCGCGCACCGCGCGCGCCTGATCCCCGATCGCGACGCTTCGCTCGCGGCGCTGAAGGAGCGCGGCGCGGCGGTCCTGGACGAGGTGATCCTCCACGCCGACCCGGGCGTTCGCCTCGACGATCCCGCGCCCGGCGCACCCCCGGGCCGCGCCGGGGTGGTCGCGGAGGGGCCCAACGAGGTGCGGATCGAGGCGGCGCTGGACCGCCCGGGGTTCCTCGTCGTGCACGACGTCTACTATCCCGGCTGGAGGGCGTACCTGAACGGCCTGGAGGTGCCGATCCTGAGGGCGAACCACGCCTTCCGTGCGGTGCACCTCGGGAAGGGGCGCCACGAGGTGCGCTTCGTCTACGCCCCCCGCTCCTTCGCCGTCGGCTGGCGTGTGAGCGCCGTTTCCGCGCTCCTCGTGACGGCGGCGCTCCTCCAGGCGGCACTCGACGCGCGCCGGCGGACCGTTTCGGCGGTGCGGCGGTGAGGCCGCTCTGGTATCATTGAGCCCGCATCTGACGCGACACCCGGATGACGCCCCCATGGAACACCGGACACGACATTCGCTTCTCGTCCCGGCCCTCCTCTTCGGCCTCTCGTGCCTCGTCCTCGCCCCGACGGTCATCTACCCGTTCGGGAGGGACCAGGGGATCTTCGGCTATGCCGGGCACCTGGCGCGTGCGGGGGGGGTTCCGTTCAAGGATTTCTGGGACCCCAAGCCCCCCGCCCTCTACTACGTCTACGCCCTGGCGGAACTGCTCTTCGGCCGCTCGATGGCGTCGATCAGGATCCTCGACCTCCTCTGGCAGGCAGCGACCGCCGTGCTCATCTTTTGGATCAGGCGGCGCGCAAACCCCCGTCGCATCGACGCGGCGTTCGCCGCGGGGCTTGTCTACATTCTCGCGTATGCGTCGATGGGGTGGTGGAACACCGCCCAGCCGGACTATTTCCTCAACCTGCCGCTCGCGGGAGCGGTCCTGCTCACGCTGCGCGCCTGCGCAGGCGATCGTGCGCGGGGCTGTTCGTTCAGCGTCGGCGCCCTCGCGGCGTGCGCGTTCTATTTGAAGTATCCGATGGGCGCGATGCTTCTCGTGTGCGCGGGGTGCCTCGTCTGGCGGAGGGGCGCGCGGGGCGCCGCCGTCGATATAGCCGCGATGGCGGCCGGGTTCGCAGTCGTCGCCGGGGGGTACGCGCTCTACCTCGCCTGCGTCGGGGCGTGGCGTGAGTTCTGGTATGCGGAGTTCGTGTGGGTGCGGCAGTACGCCCGGCTGGGGGGGATGGCGGGCGGCGCGGCGGGGTTTCTGCGCCTCCGGGACCTGCTGAACTCCCACGTCAGCGTCGTAGCCCTCGGCGTCCTCGCCCTCGCCGGGGGCATCCGGGCGACGACGGGCGGCCGGTCCGGCCTCCCCGCCGCGCTGGTCTCCCTCTGGGCCGTTGTCGCCGCGATCAACCTGTATATCCAGAACAAGTTCTACCTCTACCACTTCGGCCCGCTTCTCGCGCCTTTTGCGATCGGGGCTTCTACCGCGCTGGCGGCTCCGTTCGACCGCAGGATGCGGCCGGCATTTCGTTTCGCCGCCGCGGCCTTCGCCGCGGGCGTGGTGGGGACTTCGTTCGCCTTCGCGAACCCGCGGTACAACGCCTACTGCGTCCGGGTCTACGTCGACACGGTGCGCGTTCTCGCGGGGCGGGAGTCCCCCGCCGGCTATTACCGGAATGTGCGGTTCACCTCGGACGATTTCTCCCTGCCCGCGAACCTCGCGGTGGCGGAGCATTTCGCGCGATGCACCGCCCCCGGCGACACCGTCTTCATCTGGGGGTACGAAACAGTGGTCTATTTCCTCGCGGGGCGGGACTGCCCCACGCGCTTCATCCACAACTTTCCACTGCGCTGCCCGTGGGGGTCGGCGCGCTTCGGCGATGAACTCCTCGCGTCGCTCGACAGGGCGCGTCCGAACTACATCGCGCTCCTCGAGAACGATCCCGTCTGGTGGGCGACGGGTACGCGCGAGGATTCGCTCGAAGCGCTCCGCAGGTACCCGGCCCTCGAGCAGTTCATCGCATCGCGGTACATCCCCGAGGGACGGATCGAGGATTTTCTCCTGTTCAGGCGCCGGGAGGGGGAGGACGGGGATGCGCGCTAGGCGGCGGATCCACGCGGCGGCGCTCGCGGCGCTCTTCTTCTTTGCGTACGCCTGGTTTTTGCCGCCGGGGTCGCCGGAACTGTTCGGGACGAACAACGCCGTCCGGTTCTATCTCGCCAAGAGCCTCGCCTTCGACGGCGACGTCACGATCGAGCGTTACTACCGGGGGGGGATCGACGCCGCCTCCTTCGGCGGGCATCTGTATTCCGGCAAGGCGCCCGCGGCGTCGTGTTTCGCGGCCCCGGTGATCCGGCTGGTCTCCCTCGTCGCGAAGGCGCCGCGCGCCGTTCCCGACCGGGTCTACCTCTACCTGGCGCGGGTCGCGGTGATCTCCATCCCCTCGGTCGCGATGATCCTCGCCCTCCACGGTTTCCTCCTCCGCCTCGGCGTTTCCGACCGGCGCGCCGACCTCCTCTGCCTCGGCTACGGCCTCGGCACGATGGCGTTCCCGTACAGCACGGAGTTCGTCGGGCACCAGCTCGCCGCCGCCTTCCTCTTCTTCGGTTTCCTGGCGCTGGCCTCCGCCCGGGGGATCCGCGGCCCCGGCCGCTTCGGCGCCTCGACGGTTCGGTGCGCCCCGTTCGCGGCGGCAGGCCTCTGCGCGGGCTTCGCCGTCGCCAGCGACTATCAGACGGCGCTGATCGCGGCGCTGCTCTTCGCCGCGATGGTCCCCCTTCGCCGCCCGCGGTGCGTCGCCGCCTTCGCCTTCGGCTGCATCCCCGGCGCGGCGATGATCCTCGCCTACAACCACGCCTGCTTCGGGAACCCGTTGAGTTTTCCCTACGCGCACGAGGCGATGCCGATCGCCCGGCAGGTGCAGGGGCAGGGGCTCTTCGGCGTGCAGACGCCGCGGCTCGTCCCGCTCGCGAAACTCGCCTTCAGCCCCTGGCGGGGGCTCTTCTTCGGCTCGCCGTTCCTCCTCCTGGCCGCGCCCGGCCTGCGGGCCCTGTGGCGCGGGGAGGCGGGGGACGCGGCCGGCATCGGCGACAGACGGCTCGCCGCGATCTGCCTCTGCGCGTGCGGCGGCTACCTCCTCTTCAACTCCTCCTACGGGGCCTGGTCGGGGGGCGCCGGGTACGGCCCGCGGTTCCTCGTCCCCGCGATCCCGTTCCTGTGCATCCCCGTCGCCGCGTTCGCCGTTCGTGCCTCGAGGGGCGCCTGGATCCTGGCGGCGGCGCTCATCGCCTGCTCGGTCGCGTATCATCTCGTCGGGACCGCGGCGGGGCCGCTCGCGCACGAGTACCTGCGGAACCCGGTGCGGGAGTTTCTGCTGCCGTCCCTCCTCCGGGGCAACGTCAGGCCGAACTGGGGGGCGGAGGCGGGATGGCCGCCCGCGGCGGGGCTGGCGGCGCTCGTCGCGATCCTCTCCCTCTGCGGCGTCGTCGCCCGGTCGACCGCGAAAGGCGGAACGGGGGGGGAGGGGCGGAGGCGCCCCGATCCGGCCGGGCGGGCGCTGCTGTTCCTCTGCGCGGCCGCCGCGGGCGCGATGGCGCTGCTCTTCCTCCTGCACCGCACGGAGGAGACGGCCTACCGCTATGGGGTGCTCGGCCACGGCTACGAGGTCGCGGGGGACGCGGATGCGGCGATCGCCTGCTTCGAGAAGTCGCTGGAGATGGACCCGCGCGACGGCAGGGTGATCGACGACCTCACCAGGCTGCTGATCGAACGGGGCGACCACCGGCGGGCGCTCGAGGCGAACATCCGCGCGTTCTCCGTGGCGCCTCGCCCCCAGGCGGGCGAGCGCTGCGCCCTCCTCGCGCGCCTCGCGTCCCTCTCGGAGCGCATCGCCACGTCGCCGGGAGACGCCGCGCTGCGCGCCGAACACGCCCGTCTCCTTGAGGGGCTTGGGGTCCAAACCGCGGCTACGCCGGACGGGCGAAACGCCGCCGGCGAGACGATGGGGCGGTCACGGTGAAGGCGAGACCATCGGGAGAGGCGCGCGGCGGCGTCGCGGGGAGCGGCACCTGGTGGCCGGTTCCGTGGATCCTCCTCGCCGTGGCGGTTGTCTTCTGGGGGCCGGTCGCCTCCCAGATGGGGAACTGGGGCGAGGATATGTGGCACCGGGCGTTTACGCTCGCCGGCGCCGCGCGGAAGACGATCCTGGAGTACCGCCAATTCCCCTTCTGGAACCCGTACCTTTCGGGCGGGGCTCCGCTCCTCGCCAACCCCGCCTCCTCGTTCCTCTCGCCGTCGTTCGTCCTCGTGCTCGCGGCGGGTACGATCCCGGGCCTCAAGCTCAGGATCCTGCTGGCCCTCTGGATCGGCCTCTGCGGGGGCTGGTTCCTCGGGCGGCGGATCGCCCCGGGGCGGGTGTCGCCGTTGGCGTGCGCGTTCCTCTTCATGCTCGGGAGCTGGTACCCGCTCTACATGTCACGATGGCACGACGAGTTCATCCCGTTCGTATACGTCCCGTGGCTGCTCGCCTTCTTCATCCTCGCCGAGGAGGAGAGGAGATGGGCCGCGCCCGCGGGGGGCACGCTCGCACTGATGTTCATGGAGGGTGGGGTATACCCGGTCCCCTACGCGGTGCTGTTCGTCGCGGTGTTCGCCGCGTGCGAATCCCTCAGGCTCCGGCGGCCCGCGCCGCTCGCCGCCCTCGGCCTGCTCCTCCTCGTCGGCGCTCTCCTGGCCGGTTTGAAGCTCCTCCCCTCGATCGATCTCCACCTGCGCCATCCGAGGCCCACCTTCTGGAGGGAGCCGGCGCTGCCGTGGCGGGCGGTGCCCAGGATGCTGTGGGGGAGGGACCAGCTCTCCCCGAGCGGCTTCAGGGGGGCGTGGCTGGGGTGGTGGGAGTACGGGATGTACGTGGGGGTCGTCCCGCTGGCGCTGGCGCTCGTCGGCCTGCGCGTGCAGATGCGCCGCATCTGGCCGATCGCGGCGACGGGCCTTCTCTTCGGTGCGCTCGCGTTCGGGGACTACGGGCCCCTCTCCCCCTGGCGATGGGTCCACCGCCTCCCCGTCTTCTCCTCGATGCACGACCCGGTGCGTTTTCGTGTTCTTGTCGTGCTCTGCGTCGCGATGCTCGCCGCCAGGGGCCTCTGCTGCATCGAGACGGTTTGGACGGAGAGGAGGCGCGGATTCGGGCGCGCCTGCGCCGCCGCCGCCGCCGCGTGGATGCTCGTCGATCTCTGGAGCGTCTGCGGCGGCATCTACGGGACGGTCGCGCGCGTCCGGCCGGGTGCCCCCTCGCGGCGGGGGCCGTTCCGCCAGGCGAAGCTTCCGAAAGCGGAACAACAGGGGCCCCGCGCCTACCGCTGCTTCATCGAAAACGAAGGGCTTGTGAACAACTACGAGCCGCTCGATCTGCCCGACGCCGGGGTGCTGGCCTATGACGAGCCGGGCTATCGGGGGGAGGCGTGGCTCGATGGAGTGGGGGGACGGGTCGTTACGGAGCTCTGGACGCCCAACCTCCTTCGCTTCCGGATCGAGACCGCGCGGGAGGCGACGCTGGTGGTCAACCAGCGCTACGATTCCGGGTGGCGCGCGGGGGACGGCCCCGCGGCGCGCAGA contains:
- a CDS encoding YfhO family protein → MRDTIRLRDRHCILLLAALAAALFRKALFGGAVILSHPVFLDLTHQVFAYRRYGFGLLREGIVPLWNPYNFCGAPFLANWHSAIFYPLNAIFLLLPVHTALNWSIAFHFFLAGALTYAFVRLVGGGRAGALLSAVVFVLSGPYILQLFPGHIFNPLPWLPLALICGEMAVRRRRAVWCLLAGVVLGVQILAGHPQYMAYCAGAQALYILFRAASECRGEGAARPLIGAAAGIALMVATGAALSAVQLLPGLEFAAESGRAGLAGPAAVRDNSLPPENLALLAVPGLFGDMQGVRYWGRWLYWETCIYVGVLPILLAILGAVRGRSPVSRFFAGLALLTLVLAFGAYSPLFGFLYARVPGFSIFRAQAKFAVLAAFSIAVLAGFGLRRLLDGAHPARGSRRAWATAACLLGAGLAFLCAAAAATGGAESPLWGRLVEYRNARGFEGTPPIHPSDTALRAVAYRTALRGGLAAAGLLLVSGGIFFAAGRARPALLAAAVLCVSLGDLWRFGAPYIVASPLEVCFWPRGLAEFLRLDRSAFRVAAPNIGVPGAMQNIHERISAIDGYETLNIRRYKEYVDASQGRAPGGRLDFAIERIAPMLRALNLKYVLLPAGDPPPGPPFGPVFADGRTVVHGTNDPLPRAFVAHRARLIPDRDASLAALKERGAAVLDEVILHADPGVRLDDPAPGAPPGRAGVVAEGPNEVRIEAALDRPGFLVVHDVYYPGWRAYLNGLEVPILRANHAFRAVHLGKGRHEVRFVYAPRSFAVGWRVSAVSALLVTAALLQAALDARRRTVSAVRR